A stretch of the Halomonas sp. BDJS001 genome encodes the following:
- the folK gene encoding 2-amino-4-hydroxy-6-hydroxymethyldihydropteridine diphosphokinase: MNLVTVSLGSNIHPTRHIRCCLDALADTFGSLQISRVFESEPVGFADTRNFYNLVVAFYSTWTPGELQAWGKQLEIEHGRLPDIAKFSPRALDIDLLTVGSLCGTVDEIDLPRSEITHNAFVLQPLAELLPEERHPRCGTPYAALWSAFELGSQRLWAVDFSWRGRWISQADQQPLLAAARR, from the coding sequence ATGAACCTGGTGACCGTCAGCTTAGGCAGCAATATTCACCCCACTCGGCATATCCGCTGCTGCCTCGATGCGCTTGCTGATACTTTCGGCTCCCTGCAAATCTCTCGCGTGTTTGAAAGCGAGCCGGTCGGCTTCGCCGACACCCGCAATTTCTATAACCTGGTGGTGGCATTTTATAGCACCTGGACGCCTGGCGAACTACAGGCATGGGGCAAGCAGCTGGAAATAGAGCATGGCCGCCTGCCCGACATTGCCAAATTCAGCCCCCGCGCGCTGGATATCGACTTGCTCACCGTGGGTAGCCTTTGCGGCACGGTTGACGAAATCGACTTACCACGTAGCGAAATCACCCATAATGCGTTTGTGCTACAGCCGCTTGCTGAGCTGCTGCCCGAGGAGCGCCACCCCCGCTGCGGCACGCCCTATGCCGCGCTATGGAGCGCCTTTGAGCTTGGTAGCCAACGCCTTTGGGCGGTGGATTTCAGTTGGCGCGGCCGCTGGATCTCCCAGGCTGACCAACAGCCCCTGCTGGCGGCGGCACGCCGGTAA
- the apaG gene encoding Co2+/Mg2+ efflux protein ApaG, producing the protein MSDLAIKVSVVPDYRADESNDGESRFVFSYTVTIHNQSPHSVQLMARYWKITQGGGEYQEVRGKGVVGQQPLIGPGQSFRYTSRAILQTPVGVMEGAYTLLDTSTQRVFEVAINPFRLAVPLQLH; encoded by the coding sequence GTGAGTGACCTGGCGATCAAAGTAAGCGTTGTGCCTGACTATCGTGCCGATGAGTCAAATGATGGAGAGTCACGCTTCGTATTTAGCTACACCGTGACCATCCACAATCAAAGCCCCCACAGCGTTCAGCTTATGGCGCGCTACTGGAAAATTACCCAGGGAGGCGGCGAGTACCAAGAAGTGCGCGGCAAAGGCGTCGTCGGCCAGCAGCCGCTGATCGGGCCCGGCCAAAGCTTTCGCTACACCAGCCGGGCGATTCTCCAGACCCCGGTGGGGGTGATGGAGGGTGCCTATACACTGTTAGACACCTCCACCCAGCGTGTTTTTGAGGTGGCGATTAACCCATTTAGGTTGGCTGTGCCACTCCAGCTCCATTAA
- the tsaD gene encoding tRNA (adenosine(37)-N6)-threonylcarbamoyltransferase complex transferase subunit TsaD, translating into MRVLGIETSCDETGVALYDTALTGGKGLLADALYSQITMHAEFGGVVPELASRDHTRKLLPLIEQVLSDAKLTRHDLDGITYTAGPGLVGALMVGASTAHGMARALNIPVLGVHHMEGHLLAPMLEDEPPEFPFVALLVSGGHTQLVEVQGLGRYQLLGESVDDAAGEAFDKAAKMLGLAYPGGPQVAKLAEQGDPKRFRFPRPMTDRPGLDFSFSGLKTHTMTAISQLETAGELDAQARADVARAFEEAVVDTLVIKCRRALDQTGLKRLVVAGGVSANHRLRGRLQAECEKRQARAYYPRGRFCTDNGAMIAYVGAQRLAAGEHDAPGMMQATPRWPLDQLTPPVSN; encoded by the coding sequence ATGCGTGTTCTGGGCATTGAAACATCCTGCGACGAAACGGGTGTCGCGCTTTACGACACCGCGTTAACCGGCGGCAAGGGGCTGCTCGCCGATGCGCTGTATAGCCAAATCACCATGCATGCAGAATTTGGCGGCGTGGTGCCCGAGCTCGCTTCTCGCGATCACACCCGCAAGTTACTGCCGCTGATTGAGCAGGTACTGAGCGACGCCAAGCTGACGCGCCATGACCTGGATGGCATCACTTACACCGCAGGCCCGGGCTTGGTCGGCGCATTAATGGTGGGCGCCAGTACGGCTCACGGCATGGCACGCGCTTTAAATATCCCGGTGCTCGGCGTACACCATATGGAAGGCCACTTATTGGCACCGATGCTGGAAGATGAACCACCCGAGTTCCCTTTCGTGGCGCTGCTGGTATCCGGCGGCCATACCCAGCTCGTCGAAGTTCAGGGGTTGGGTCGCTATCAGTTGCTCGGCGAATCGGTGGACGATGCCGCAGGTGAAGCGTTTGATAAAGCCGCCAAGATGCTAGGACTGGCCTACCCAGGCGGCCCCCAGGTCGCCAAGTTAGCGGAACAGGGCGACCCTAAGCGCTTTCGCTTCCCGCGCCCCATGACCGACCGTCCAGGGCTTGATTTCAGTTTCTCGGGCTTAAAAACCCACACCATGACGGCTATTAGCCAACTGGAAACAGCCGGTGAACTCGACGCCCAGGCCCGTGCCGACGTTGCCCGCGCCTTTGAAGAGGCCGTGGTCGATACGCTAGTAATCAAGTGTCGTCGAGCGCTGGATCAAACCGGCTTGAAGCGCCTAGTGGTGGCGGGCGGAGTCAGCGCCAATCATCGCCTGCGCGGACGGTTACAAGCAGAGTGTGAAAAACGCCAGGCCCGCGCCTACTACCCGCGTGGGCGGTTCTGCACTGACAATGGCGCCATGATTGCTTATGTCGGTGCTCAACGCCTGGCAGCGGGCGAGCACGACGCCCCCGGCATGATGCAGGCGACGCCCCGCTGGCCGCTGGATCAGTTGACCCCGCCTGTCTCAAACTAA
- the rpsU gene encoding 30S ribosomal protein S21 encodes MPSVKVRDNEPFDVALRRFKRSCEKAGVLSEVRRREHYEKPTAERKRKAAAAVKRHAKKVQREQKRFERLY; translated from the coding sequence ATGCCTTCTGTAAAAGTACGTGATAACGAGCCGTTTGACGTCGCCCTGCGTCGCTTCAAGCGTTCTTGCGAAAAAGCCGGTGTTCTTTCTGAAGTACGCCGCCGCGAGCACTATGAGAAGCCGACTGCTGAGCGCAAGCGCAAAGCGGCAGCTGCCGTAAAACGCCACGCTAAGAAAGTCCAGCGTGAGCAAAAGCGTTTCGAACGGCTCTATTGA
- the dnaG gene encoding DNA primase: protein MAGQIPQRFIDDLLGRVDVVEVVGERVQLKKAGRNYSGLCPFHQEKTPSFTVSADKQFYHCFGCGANGNALRFLMEYDKLPFPEAVEQLAGRLGIEVPREGADDPRAREREKKRKEGVNLLELAASFYRERLKMQEGQSAQRYLSGRGLSDDVIKAYGIGYAPAGWEALKQHLSERGIGEPVQVEYGLLIHREDTGRTYDRFRDRVMFPIRDLRGRTIAFGGRVMGDDQPKYLNSPETPVFHKGRELYGLYEARQASSKLEQLVMVEGYMDVVALAQYGIHNAVATLGTATTEDHLTRLFRLVSRVVFCFDGDRAGRQAASRALETALPQMIDGREARFLFLPEGDDPDTLVRREGTQAFQDRVTCAMPLSEFLFEQAAQGRDLNTVEGRERFASQVLEALNKVPEGMLKSLLLESLAKRSGLAQEQLKVLLEKRAQASQRSVAQGDVSQEQSGQGAADAASYAPGAVLATSTRSSRSRSQALSPVGRIVQLLLHEPNLVATLPDHWEWLPEDDDAPLCRELIELLKAGRYRSPQVVLAHFQGSQQGQALAAFAKRELLIPKADREAELQGLVEHLQYVQRQRSPQEEYTALLAQERAGQKLDKEQRQRLASLVMELAQRQ, encoded by the coding sequence ATGGCAGGCCAAATTCCACAGCGTTTCATTGATGACCTGTTAGGCCGCGTTGATGTGGTCGAGGTGGTTGGTGAGCGTGTGCAGCTTAAAAAGGCTGGCCGCAACTATTCCGGGCTATGTCCCTTCCATCAAGAGAAAACCCCATCGTTCACCGTCAGTGCTGATAAGCAGTTTTATCACTGCTTTGGCTGCGGAGCTAATGGTAATGCACTACGCTTCTTGATGGAGTATGACAAGCTACCGTTTCCGGAAGCGGTAGAGCAGTTGGCTGGACGCCTGGGTATTGAAGTGCCGCGGGAAGGCGCTGATGACCCGCGTGCTCGAGAGCGTGAAAAGAAGCGCAAAGAGGGCGTCAACCTGCTGGAACTCGCGGCCAGTTTTTATCGCGAGCGGTTAAAAATGCAGGAAGGCCAGTCCGCTCAACGCTATTTGTCGGGTCGTGGGCTCTCGGACGACGTGATCAAGGCCTATGGCATTGGTTACGCTCCGGCAGGCTGGGAGGCGCTGAAACAGCACCTCAGCGAGCGCGGTATTGGTGAGCCAGTGCAGGTCGAGTACGGCCTGTTGATTCACCGCGAAGATACCGGACGTACCTATGACCGCTTTCGTGATCGGGTAATGTTCCCGATTCGCGATTTGCGCGGTCGTACGATTGCCTTCGGTGGTCGAGTGATGGGTGATGATCAGCCCAAATACCTTAACTCGCCGGAAACACCAGTGTTCCATAAAGGCCGTGAGCTATACGGCTTGTATGAGGCGCGCCAAGCCTCGAGCAAACTTGAGCAACTGGTCATGGTCGAAGGTTATATGGATGTGGTGGCGCTGGCGCAATACGGTATTCATAACGCCGTGGCCACGCTGGGTACCGCCACCACGGAAGACCATTTGACCCGCCTGTTTCGGTTGGTGAGTCGCGTGGTGTTCTGTTTCGACGGTGACCGTGCAGGCAGGCAGGCGGCCAGTCGGGCGTTGGAAACCGCGCTGCCACAAATGATTGATGGCCGTGAAGCGCGCTTTCTGTTTCTGCCCGAAGGTGATGACCCGGACACCCTGGTGCGTCGTGAAGGCACCCAGGCATTTCAGGATCGTGTGACCTGTGCCATGCCGCTGTCGGAGTTTCTGTTCGAACAGGCGGCCCAGGGGCGCGATTTGAATACCGTGGAAGGGCGCGAACGGTTTGCCAGTCAGGTGCTCGAAGCATTGAACAAAGTGCCTGAAGGCATGCTCAAATCGTTACTGCTAGAGTCATTGGCAAAGCGTAGCGGGTTGGCGCAAGAGCAGTTGAAAGTACTGCTTGAAAAGCGTGCCCAGGCATCGCAGCGATCCGTCGCCCAAGGTGATGTATCGCAGGAGCAGTCAGGGCAAGGGGCGGCTGATGCGGCCTCGTACGCGCCCGGCGCTGTTTTGGCAACGTCAACACGCTCATCGCGCTCACGATCCCAGGCGCTCTCCCCGGTTGGGCGTATCGTGCAACTGTTACTGCATGAGCCCAATCTGGTGGCCACGCTGCCTGATCATTGGGAGTGGTTGCCGGAAGATGACGATGCGCCGCTATGCCGAGAGTTGATTGAATTGCTCAAGGCGGGTCGCTACCGCAGCCCGCAAGTGGTATTGGCGCATTTTCAAGGCAGCCAGCAGGGGCAGGCCTTGGCGGCCTTCGCCAAGCGCGAACTGTTGATTCCCAAAGCAGATCGGGAAGCAGAGCTGCAGGGTTTGGTGGAACACTTGCAGTACGTTCAGCGTCAGCGTTCTCCCCAAGAGGAGTACACGGCGTTGCTGGCGCAGGAGCGCGCTGGGCAAAAGTTGGATAAGGAGCAGCGTCAGCGTTTGGCAAGTTTGGTAATGGAGCTTGCTCAGCGCCAATGA
- the rpoD gene encoding RNA polymerase sigma factor RpoD: protein MAGNAQQQSRLKELIARGKEQGYLTYAEVNDHLPEDIADPDQVEDIIGMINDMGISVAEEAPDEDTLMMSDQSTDESAAEEAVAALAAVESDVGRTTDPVRMYMREMGTVELLTREGEIEIAKRIEEGTREVMSSLAYLPGAVASILDAYDATQDEEAPGRLSDLFSGFIDPDEGIPGVAEAEVPEPEPESELEEDIDDDGDDEDDDSTASEGGPDPEEARARFEQIREQNALVEAAFAKYGRGSPELKAEQARLAVLFSPIKLVPKHFERLVGQVRISVEQVRAQEKAVMQLCVKKAKVPRKTFIKSFPGNESSKTWLDEFQAAQSKYADRLEPLRADIARAQRKIAFEEDMVQLSVADLKEVNRKLSIGEAKARRAKKEMVEANLRLVISIAKKYTNRGLQFLDLIQEGNIGLMKAVDKFEYRRGYKFSTYATWWIRQAITRSIADQARTIRIPVHMIETINKLNRVSRQMLQEMGREPTPEELGERLEMPEDKVRKVLKIAKEPISMETPIGDDDDSHLGDFIEDGTMLLPIDMATGEGLIEATRNVLGGLTAREAKVLRMRFGIDMNTDHTLEEVGKQFDVTRERIRQIEAKALRKLRHPSRSEPLRSFLDE, encoded by the coding sequence ATGGCTGGAAATGCGCAGCAGCAGTCGCGTCTGAAGGAGTTGATCGCTCGAGGCAAGGAACAGGGCTACCTGACCTATGCCGAGGTCAACGACCATCTACCCGAGGATATCGCCGACCCGGATCAAGTGGAAGACATCATTGGCATGATCAACGACATGGGTATAAGTGTCGCTGAAGAAGCGCCAGATGAAGACACTTTGATGATGTCGGATCAATCCACGGACGAGTCCGCTGCGGAAGAGGCCGTAGCGGCCCTTGCCGCCGTGGAAAGCGATGTAGGCCGCACCACTGACCCCGTACGCATGTACATGCGTGAAATGGGCACGGTTGAGCTTCTGACCCGTGAAGGCGAAATTGAAATCGCCAAACGGATCGAAGAGGGTACCCGTGAAGTGATGTCGTCTCTGGCCTATTTGCCGGGTGCCGTCGCGTCTATTTTGGACGCTTATGACGCCACTCAGGATGAAGAAGCGCCAGGGCGTCTTTCGGATCTGTTTTCTGGTTTCATCGATCCCGATGAGGGCATCCCTGGTGTTGCCGAAGCAGAGGTGCCCGAACCAGAACCCGAGTCCGAGCTTGAAGAGGATATCGACGACGACGGCGACGATGAAGACGACGACTCCACGGCCAGCGAAGGCGGCCCGGATCCTGAAGAGGCGCGTGCGCGTTTCGAGCAGATTCGTGAGCAGAACGCCTTGGTCGAAGCGGCGTTTGCCAAGTATGGCCGTGGCAGTCCCGAGCTCAAAGCCGAGCAAGCTCGTTTGGCGGTACTTTTCTCGCCCATCAAGCTGGTACCCAAGCATTTTGAGCGCTTAGTGGGTCAAGTGCGTATCAGCGTTGAGCAAGTGCGTGCCCAAGAGAAAGCGGTCATGCAACTGTGCGTGAAAAAAGCCAAGGTGCCGCGTAAGACGTTTATCAAGTCGTTTCCTGGTAATGAGTCGAGCAAAACATGGCTGGATGAATTCCAGGCAGCGCAGAGCAAGTACGCCGACCGCCTTGAGCCGCTGCGCGCCGATATCGCCCGGGCCCAGCGCAAGATCGCCTTCGAAGAGGATATGGTGCAGCTCTCGGTTGCCGACCTTAAAGAGGTGAACCGCAAGCTCTCAATAGGTGAGGCGAAAGCCCGCCGCGCCAAGAAAGAGATGGTTGAGGCTAACCTGCGTCTGGTAATCTCGATCGCCAAGAAGTATACCAACCGGGGTTTGCAGTTCCTGGATCTTATCCAGGAAGGCAACATCGGCTTGATGAAAGCGGTAGATAAGTTCGAGTACCGCCGTGGTTATAAATTCTCGACCTACGCTACTTGGTGGATTCGTCAGGCAATTACCCGTTCGATTGCCGATCAGGCACGCACTATCCGTATTCCGGTGCATATGATTGAGACGATCAACAAGCTCAATCGCGTATCGCGCCAGATGCTGCAGGAAATGGGTCGTGAGCCTACGCCGGAAGAGCTCGGCGAGCGGTTGGAAATGCCGGAAGATAAAGTACGCAAGGTGCTCAAAATCGCCAAAGAGCCGATCTCCATGGAGACGCCGATTGGTGACGACGATGACTCCCATCTGGGCGACTTTATCGAAGATGGCACTATGCTGCTGCCCATCGATATGGCCACCGGTGAAGGCCTTATCGAAGCAACGCGTAACGTGTTAGGCGGCTTGACCGCCCGCGAAGCGAAGGTGTTGCGTATGCGCTTCGGTATCGATATGAACACTGACCATACGCTGGAAGAGGTGGGCAAGCAGTTTGACGTAACCCGTGAGCGAATTCGTCAGATTGAAGCCAAAGCGCTGCGCAAGCTGCGTCACCCCAGCCGCTCCGAGCCGCTGCGTTCGTTCCTCGACGAGTGA
- a CDS encoding GMC oxidoreductase produces the protein MYIAFEDISEHSDTWDICIIGAGAAGISMAVTLAERGHRVLLCEGGDADYSERSQESYRGDVVGDPYIPLYGARLRHLGGSTNHWGGICRPLDRYDFNAKAAASETAWPIGRDALAPYYSAAVNMLGLELTPADHLIPEAGLKRIYFSLGHPTRMKEKHAATLSDSATLECCLTANLVALETQAGKVTSATFRNYRGDYRKVQARYFVLACGGIENSRLLLWCNQQLNGQLIPQADTLGRYWMEHPHATVGKALLFEPAALGLDDEYNVFLSPTADAINTRQILNCGLRLHRMNAEATQELIDELADQAPRLVGRVRVWQAQGRVIHGAVLRAAWEQEPRYENRIELSDELDELGVPRSRLVWRQSDLDRRTIRESMLLLGEYLRDNEVGRLQMEPWLAATPVELPSEGELAGRHHMGGTRMSLNAEDGIVNADCRLFAQDNVYVAGSSVFASAGHANPTLTLVQLALRLCDHLESRLTHSA, from the coding sequence ATGTATATCGCCTTTGAGGATATCAGCGAACACAGTGACACCTGGGATATCTGCATTATCGGCGCAGGTGCAGCGGGCATTTCCATGGCCGTCACCCTGGCGGAGCGAGGGCATCGGGTACTGCTCTGCGAAGGCGGCGATGCGGACTACAGCGAACGCTCCCAGGAGAGCTACCGGGGCGACGTCGTCGGCGACCCCTATATTCCCCTGTATGGCGCTCGGCTGCGCCATTTGGGTGGGTCGACCAATCACTGGGGCGGCATTTGTCGCCCTTTGGATCGCTACGACTTCAATGCCAAAGCCGCCGCCAGCGAAACGGCCTGGCCTATAGGCCGCGATGCGTTAGCGCCTTACTACAGCGCAGCCGTCAATATGCTCGGCCTGGAGCTCACACCAGCCGACCATTTAATCCCTGAGGCGGGGTTAAAACGCATCTATTTTTCGCTGGGTCACCCCACACGCATGAAGGAGAAGCATGCCGCTACGCTGAGCGATTCGGCCACGCTGGAGTGCTGCCTAACAGCCAACTTGGTGGCACTGGAAACCCAGGCTGGCAAAGTCACCAGCGCCACTTTTAGAAATTACCGGGGCGACTACCGCAAGGTTCAAGCGCGCTACTTTGTGCTCGCCTGCGGCGGCATCGAAAACTCGCGCTTGCTGCTGTGGTGCAACCAGCAACTAAATGGCCAGCTAATCCCCCAGGCCGACACTTTAGGGCGCTACTGGATGGAGCACCCTCATGCCACGGTGGGCAAGGCGCTGCTATTTGAACCCGCCGCCCTGGGTTTGGACGACGAGTACAACGTTTTCCTCTCCCCTACCGCTGACGCCATCAACACACGGCAAATACTTAATTGTGGGCTGCGTTTGCACCGCATGAATGCTGAAGCCACCCAGGAGCTGATTGACGAGCTAGCCGACCAGGCGCCTAGGCTGGTCGGCCGGGTACGTGTCTGGCAGGCCCAGGGGCGGGTAATCCACGGTGCAGTGCTAAGAGCCGCCTGGGAGCAGGAACCGCGCTATGAGAATCGTATTGAGTTGAGCGATGAGCTGGATGAACTGGGGGTGCCGCGTAGCCGATTGGTATGGCGGCAATCTGATCTGGATCGCCGCACCATTCGCGAGAGTATGCTGCTGCTGGGAGAGTATCTGCGCGATAACGAGGTGGGTAGGCTGCAAATGGAGCCCTGGCTAGCCGCTACGCCGGTGGAACTGCCCAGCGAAGGCGAGTTGGCGGGGCGCCACCATATGGGCGGCACGCGCATGAGCCTGAATGCGGAGGACGGCATTGTTAATGCCGACTGTCGCCTGTTTGCCCAGGATAACGTCTACGTGGCGGGCTCCAGCGTTTTTGCCAGCGCAGGGCATGCCAACCCCACGTTAACCCTTGTACAGTTGGCCCTGCGGCTTTGCGACCATCTGGAGAGTAGGCTAACGCATAGCGCTTAA
- the plsY gene encoding glycerol-3-phosphate 1-O-acyltransferase PlsY has protein sequence MVWIVVGYLSGSWLAALSVCRLVGVGDPRQFGSFNPGFSNVLRLYGPRLAAATLLLDALKAMPAVLGAKLMGYPVWLQGIVGLAVLLGHSFPLWHGFRGGKAVASAFGVLLVLVPQVALLSASIWALLAWRLKTAALASLVSALLAPLACGWLAPEYVMVVGGFSLLVLARHGLNIRRLRRGEEPPFRGS, from the coding sequence ATGGTGTGGATAGTGGTGGGGTATTTAAGTGGCAGTTGGCTGGCAGCGCTAAGCGTTTGCCGCTTGGTGGGCGTGGGCGATCCCCGCCAATTCGGCTCGTTTAATCCCGGCTTTTCCAACGTGCTGCGCTTATATGGCCCCCGTTTAGCGGCAGCCACGCTGCTGTTAGATGCTTTAAAAGCCATGCCTGCTGTTTTGGGCGCAAAGTTGATGGGCTACCCAGTCTGGCTGCAGGGCATCGTGGGATTGGCCGTATTGCTCGGTCACAGCTTTCCACTGTGGCATGGCTTTCGTGGCGGTAAAGCGGTCGCCAGTGCCTTTGGTGTGCTGCTGGTACTGGTGCCTCAGGTAGCGCTCCTGAGTGCATCGATATGGGCGCTGCTGGCGTGGCGACTAAAAACCGCGGCGCTGGCCTCGCTGGTGAGCGCACTCCTGGCGCCGCTGGCCTGTGGCTGGCTGGCGCCGGAATATGTGATGGTGGTGGGGGGCTTCAGCCTGTTGGTGTTGGCCCGCCACGGGCTTAATATTCGCCGACTGCGACGCGGTGAAGAGCCGCCGTTTCGTGGTTCTTAG
- a CDS encoding polynucleotide adenylyltransferase: protein MKETNSDPRLAGLNVYRVGGAVRDELLGWPVYDNDWVVVGATPDAMRKRGFKPVGRDFPVFLHPDTAEEYALARTERKSGHGYGGFEVHASPDVSLEEDLLRRDLTINAIAQNTDGELTDPFNGQGDIERRVLRHISAAFSEDPLRVLRTARFLARYASLGFTIAPETLALMRTVSQSGELEHLAAERVWVETEKALGEPSPEVYFTTLERCDALSVWWPELAGEALVKGLAAMAQVPDSDMFPLAHWHHAQLVSPLTAEQRDALSERLKLPNAVAQLARHTALTHSLINHSLTNQALPSDALEGANVLRWLERLDGWRKPEQVEGQLALVKVLAPEQVDPLESAWKAARAVSPQALIAEGYQGAALGEALRDRRAQAVEVALT from the coding sequence GTGAAAGAGACCAATAGCGATCCACGTTTAGCGGGCTTGAACGTGTATCGGGTGGGCGGCGCCGTGCGCGATGAGTTACTCGGCTGGCCGGTCTATGACAATGACTGGGTGGTGGTGGGCGCTACGCCAGACGCCATGCGCAAGCGCGGCTTTAAGCCCGTGGGGCGCGACTTTCCGGTCTTTCTGCATCCGGATACGGCCGAGGAGTATGCCCTGGCCCGCACTGAGCGTAAGTCTGGCCATGGCTATGGCGGGTTTGAAGTGCACGCCAGCCCCGATGTCAGCCTGGAAGAGGATCTGTTGCGGCGTGATCTGACCATTAACGCCATTGCCCAGAACACCGACGGCGAATTAACCGACCCGTTTAATGGACAAGGCGATATCGAACGGCGCGTGTTGCGGCATATCTCTGCGGCATTTAGCGAAGACCCGCTGCGGGTGCTGCGTACCGCACGTTTTCTGGCCCGCTATGCGTCACTCGGTTTCACCATTGCTCCTGAAACTTTGGCGCTTATGCGCACGGTAAGCCAAAGTGGCGAACTTGAACACCTGGCCGCCGAGCGGGTTTGGGTCGAAACGGAAAAGGCCTTGGGTGAACCAAGCCCCGAGGTCTACTTCACCACCCTTGAGCGTTGCGACGCGCTCAGCGTGTGGTGGCCGGAATTGGCGGGCGAAGCGTTGGTGAAGGGCTTGGCAGCGATGGCTCAGGTGCCTGATAGCGACATGTTCCCATTGGCTCATTGGCACCATGCGCAGCTGGTATCGCCGCTAACTGCTGAGCAGCGCGATGCTTTGTCGGAACGACTCAAACTGCCCAATGCGGTTGCCCAATTAGCTCGCCATACCGCGCTTACCCATTCTTTAATAAACCATTCGCTAACAAACCAGGCGCTGCCTTCCGACGCGTTAGAGGGCGCCAACGTGTTGCGGTGGTTGGAGCGTTTGGATGGCTGGCGTAAGCCAGAGCAGGTCGAGGGGCAGCTGGCGTTAGTCAAGGTGCTGGCGCCGGAGCAGGTTGACCCGCTTGAAAGCGCCTGGAAAGCTGCGCGGGCGGTTAGCCCCCAAGCACTGATAGCCGAGGGGTATCAAGGGGCGGCGTTGGGGGAGGCCTTGCGAGATCGCCGCGCGCAGGCCGTGGAGGTGGCACTAACCTAG
- the folB gene encoding dihydroneopterin aldolase: MDRILIEALSVDTVIGVYDWERSIQQSLSLDLVLATDIRSAAATDDLRLTLDYAAICQRIQQFADAHQFALVETFAERLAECLRTEFPISWLRLTVRKPGAVPNAASVGLEITRGALPEAAQETHA; this comes from the coding sequence ATGGATCGCATTTTGATTGAAGCGTTAAGCGTCGATACTGTGATTGGTGTCTACGACTGGGAGCGCTCGATTCAACAGTCACTAAGCTTAGACCTGGTGTTGGCGACCGACATTCGCTCGGCGGCTGCCACCGACGATTTACGCCTTACCCTGGACTACGCCGCTATCTGCCAGCGCATTCAGCAGTTTGCCGATGCCCATCAGTTCGCCCTGGTCGAGACCTTTGCCGAACGGCTCGCTGAGTGCCTGCGGACGGAGTTTCCGATCAGTTGGCTGCGCTTGACGGTACGTAAACCGGGGGCGGTGCCCAACGCCGCCAGCGTCGGCCTGGAAATTACTCGCGGCGCTCTGCCGGAGGCAGCCCAGGAGACCCACGCATGA
- the rsmA gene encoding 16S rRNA (adenine(1518)-N(6)/adenine(1519)-N(6))-dimethyltransferase RsmA — protein MSTVPQHRARKRFGQNFLRDLGIISRIVRAVGPRSTDRLVEIGPGQGALTEPLLEAAGHLEVIELDRDLIPGLRVQFFNYPEFVIHEGDALKFDFAALKGDGPALRVVGNLPYNISTPLIIHLLAAGSAIEDMHFMLQKEVVERLAAEPGGTDWGRLSVMAQYYCQVEQLFIVPPEAFVPRPKVDSAIVRLTPHATLPHTAEDPALLFELVKLAFGQRRKTLRNNFKGRVTADTLEGLGIDPIRRPQTLTVAEYVAIANRVTADEQANGERGIQT, from the coding sequence ATGTCTACTGTGCCCCAACACCGCGCCCGTAAACGCTTTGGCCAGAACTTTCTACGCGACCTCGGCATTATTTCGCGGATCGTTCGTGCCGTTGGCCCGCGTTCGACGGATCGCCTGGTCGAAATTGGCCCAGGCCAGGGAGCGCTGACCGAGCCGCTGCTGGAAGCCGCGGGGCACTTGGAAGTGATCGAACTCGACCGCGACCTGATTCCCGGCCTGCGGGTGCAGTTCTTCAACTACCCCGAGTTTGTGATTCATGAAGGCGACGCGCTGAAGTTCGATTTTGCCGCGCTGAAAGGCGATGGGCCCGCGCTGCGTGTGGTGGGCAACCTGCCCTACAACATCTCCACACCACTGATCATTCATCTGCTGGCGGCAGGAAGCGCCATAGAAGATATGCACTTTATGCTGCAAAAAGAGGTGGTTGAACGTTTAGCTGCAGAGCCCGGCGGTACCGACTGGGGGCGTCTGTCGGTGATGGCCCAGTACTACTGCCAGGTCGAGCAGCTGTTTATAGTGCCGCCGGAAGCCTTTGTGCCACGGCCCAAAGTCGACTCGGCCATCGTGCGCTTAACGCCCCACGCAACGCTGCCCCATACCGCGGAAGACCCCGCGCTACTGTTTGAGCTGGTAAAGCTCGCCTTTGGCCAGCGGCGAAAAACGCTACGCAATAATTTCAAAGGGCGGGTAACTGCCGATACCCTGGAAGGGCTGGGCATTGACCCCATTCGCCGCCCCCAAACCTTGACCGTGGCGGAGTACGTGGCCATAGCCAACCGTGTTACCGCCGACGAGCAGGCAAACGGTGAGCGGGGAATCCAAACGTGA